One Maribacter cobaltidurans genomic window carries:
- a CDS encoding ankyrin repeat domain-containing protein — MKKTILTMSMAMLLMGGGLMATESMAYGPIAIEKNLKAYEISSFCKAVMQGDITTVERMIELGEDINKKSLGMTPVMFAARYNKAEVLQLLIDNGADLNIKSNQGFSVTKYAELSNATDALAILENALGS; from the coding sequence ATGAAAAAAACAATCCTAACAATGTCCATGGCGATGCTACTCATGGGTGGCGGCCTCATGGCCACAGAATCTATGGCTTATGGCCCAATCGCAATTGAGAAAAATCTTAAGGCCTATGAAATCAGTTCCTTTTGTAAAGCGGTAATGCAAGGTGATATTACTACCGTGGAGCGCATGATTGAACTCGGTGAGGATATCAACAAGAAATCCCTAGGAATGACTCCTGTGATGTTCGCTGCACGTTATAACAAGGCCGAAGTACTTCAATTACTTATTGACAATGGGGCCGACCTGAACATTAAAAGTAATCAAGGATTTTCGGTAACTAAATATGCCGAACTCTCCAACGCTACCGATGCTCTTGCCATTCTGGAGAACGCTTTGGGCAGTTAA
- a CDS encoding ankyrin repeat domain-containing protein translates to MKNTILTMVSLGILTFSGAYANTNLEGDIDNIVVTRVNDNINSLCKAAMQGDVEKVRSLIATGESVNEASLGMTPAMYAARYNKAEVLKVLMLNRANLNLKSDQGYTAKDYAEMSKATEVLEVLNSNS, encoded by the coding sequence ATGAAAAATACAATTCTAACAATGGTTTCCCTAGGAATTTTGACCTTCTCAGGAGCCTATGCAAATACAAATTTAGAAGGCGATATAGATAATATTGTGGTAACTCGAGTAAATGATAATATCAACTCACTTTGTAAGGCTGCAATGCAAGGCGATGTTGAGAAAGTAAGAAGTTTGATTGCCACAGGTGAGAGCGTAAATGAAGCATCCTTGGGAATGACTCCTGCCATGTATGCAGCAAGATATAACAAAGCAGAAGTTTTAAAGGTGTTAATGCTGAACCGTGCCAATTTGAACCTAAAAAGTGACCAAGGTTATACGGCAAAGGACTACGCAGAAATGTCAAAGGCAACCGAGGTATTGGAAGTTCTTAATTCCAACTCTTAA
- a CDS encoding DUF6747 family protein produces the protein MGTLTHFKNLYVGAFENCKPEILVVLLKVYSVFCALMLFMAVYAFVYRAVNGFEF, from the coding sequence ATGGGAACACTAACACACTTTAAGAATCTTTACGTGGGCGCTTTTGAAAATTGCAAACCAGAAATATTGGTAGTGCTTTTGAAAGTCTATTCGGTCTTTTGCGCCTTGATGTTATTTATGGCCGTGTATGCATTCGTTTATAGGGCAGTCAATGGATTTGAATTTTAA
- a CDS encoding M15 family metallopeptidase produces the protein MKRRSFIQKSSGAALGLSLLPNILMQEAEYSIAELMGKAPIELYGKDINLRKEAHDAFLDMKKAAYSDGIDLKIVSSFRDFSRQEGIFERKYITYTDEGMEPMAAIEKIIEYSTIPGTSRHHWGTDADIIDGYRNVEGDVLDPEKYGNGGPYEDFKLWMDENSETYGYHLVYTDDPKRRGFKYEPWHYSYAPLSIPMLEAYRGFNVIALLEKEEFFGAEHFTRAFLRSYIQNNILDINRSLL, from the coding sequence ATGAAGAGAAGGTCTTTTATCCAAAAAAGTAGTGGAGCCGCATTAGGGCTTTCATTGCTCCCTAATATTTTGATGCAGGAAGCCGAATATTCCATAGCTGAACTTATGGGAAAGGCCCCTATTGAACTTTATGGAAAGGATATTAACCTAAGGAAGGAAGCCCATGATGCCTTTTTGGATATGAAAAAAGCTGCATACTCCGATGGTATCGATTTGAAGATCGTTTCCAGTTTTCGGGATTTTAGTAGACAGGAAGGTATATTTGAACGAAAGTATATCACCTATACTGATGAAGGTATGGAACCCATGGCCGCCATTGAAAAAATTATAGAATACTCCACCATTCCGGGAACCAGTAGGCACCATTGGGGTACCGACGCCGATATCATTGACGGTTACAGAAATGTAGAGGGCGATGTACTGGATCCTGAAAAATATGGTAACGGAGGTCCTTATGAGGACTTTAAGTTATGGATGGACGAGAATTCAGAAACTTACGGTTATCACTTGGTCTATACGGACGACCCTAAAAGAAGGGGATTTAAATACGAGCCCTGGCACTACAGCTATGCCCCTCTATCCATTCCGATGTTGGAAGCCTACAGAGGTTTCAACGTAATAGCCCTTTTGGAAAAGGAGGAATTTTTTGGCGCAGAACATTTTACCCGCGCCTTTCTCAGAAGCTACATACAGAACAATATTTTGGACATAAATAGGTCTCTTCTTTAA
- a CDS encoding gliding motility-associated C-terminal domain-containing protein, whose protein sequence is MNRALNIIAFFSLVCVTAQTALYNNGNIRIHEGGNLGFHTDFINDSPFDGNRGLAGFYGTDLSVFGSIVPMFYDVEVAVDNDLILNLGLDTNNNTNFILGDIYTPKSNSAVYYNFLTDAFYNGDGNLTKINGYAAITNQQNFLFPVGDVEFLRPLTLNSEAANPFAKCAYFFDNPGTQGVIPGNFDTSVLDVDIEAVSTLEFWRLEGSIPSTVSISWNERSNLTALTDDPTKIIPVGWSKISQRWINLEVGMVTGTLDQGFVTTETFVPDEYEIITLGVSQIPFEPLAKDVPTLDNFFISPNGDGINDRFYVEELEESPNNMVRIYDRFGLKVFEKENYVDEFVGMSNVDNFVISREDGLPIGIYFYTIDMLDLDLKYQGFLYLAR, encoded by the coding sequence ATGAATAGAGCTCTCAACATCATCGCGTTCTTTTCCTTGGTTTGTGTTACGGCCCAGACCGCGCTATATAACAATGGCAACATCCGTATCCATGAGGGGGGTAACTTAGGTTTCCATACGGATTTTATCAATGACTCCCCTTTTGATGGTAACAGGGGCCTTGCCGGTTTCTATGGAACCGACCTGTCCGTTTTTGGGAGTATAGTCCCCATGTTTTATGATGTAGAGGTTGCCGTGGACAATGACTTAATTTTAAACCTTGGTCTGGATACCAACAACAACACCAATTTTATCCTGGGGGATATCTATACCCCAAAATCCAACAGTGCCGTCTATTATAATTTTTTGACGGACGCCTTTTACAATGGGGACGGCAATCTTACCAAAATAAATGGTTATGCGGCCATCACCAACCAACAGAATTTTTTGTTCCCCGTGGGCGATGTGGAATTTTTAAGGCCCTTGACCTTGAACTCCGAAGCTGCGAATCCCTTTGCCAAGTGCGCCTATTTTTTTGACAACCCCGGTACTCAGGGGGTCATTCCGGGCAATTTTGATACCTCAGTCCTGGATGTTGACATTGAGGCCGTTTCCACTTTGGAATTCTGGCGTTTGGAAGGCAGTATTCCATCTACCGTATCCATTTCCTGGAACGAACGAAGCAATCTCACCGCCCTTACGGATGATCCCACAAAAATAATTCCCGTAGGTTGGAGCAAAATTTCACAGCGCTGGATCAATTTGGAGGTCGGTATGGTTACCGGCACCTTGGACCAAGGGTTTGTAACCACCGAAACCTTTGTCCCCGATGAGTATGAAATTATTACACTTGGCGTTTCCCAAATACCTTTTGAACCTTTGGCCAAGGATGTACCCACCTTGGACAACTTTTTTATATCTCCAAATGGGGACGGCATCAATGATCGCTTTTACGTGGAGGAATTGGAGGAATCCCCAAACAACATGGTACGAATCTATGATCGTTTTGGGCTGAAGGTTTTTGAAAAGGAAAACTATGTGGACGAATTTGTGGGAATGTCCAATGTGGACAACTTCGTAATCAGTAGGGAGGATGGCCTTCCCATTGGAATTTATTTTTATACCATAGATATGTTGGACCTTGATTTGAAATACCAAGGTTTTCTATACTTGGCCAGATAA